A window of the Hypanus sabinus isolate sHypSab1 chromosome 25, sHypSab1.hap1, whole genome shotgun sequence genome harbors these coding sequences:
- the LOC132381271 gene encoding pepsin A-like — MKWLLLAFVCIQLSDAVIRVPLRKGKSARDVLREKGLLEDFLRKHPYDPCTKFKGACSIETLASDEPMTNYMDMSYYGAISIGNPPQSFTVIFDTGSSNLWVPSVYCSQTPCVKHHRFNPSQSSTFRTNNKYLSITYGTGSMTGFLGYDTLRLSNLVINGQEFGLSKTEPGSFFSYCNFDGILGLGYPSLAAEGATTVFDNMMSQHLVSQPLFSVYLTRTDGESGSEVLFGGIDSSRYTGPIYWVPVTHEAYWQIEIQRVTVNGQIVACPQGCPGIVDTGTSLVAVGGNYIGKIQQSIGATPNRNGMETINCNNIGNMPDVVFTINGYDFTLPASAYTLKTSYYNTVSCSSGFSGTGGNLWILGDVFIREYYSIFDRGNNRVGLAKAI; from the exons ATGAAGTGGTTACTCCTTGCCTTTGTATGCATCCAGCTCTCTGATGCCGTCATCAG AGTTCCTTTACGTAAAGGAAAATCTGCCCGAGATGTTCTTCGGGAGAAGGGATTGTTGGAAGATTTCCTCAGGAAACATCCATATGATCCCTGCACAAAGTTCAAAGGTGCTTGTTCCATTGAAACTTTGGCATCAGATGAGCCTATGACCAACTATATGGAT ATGTCATACTACGGAGCCATCAGCATCGGTAACCCCCCACAGAGCTTCACTGTCATCTTTGATACTGGCTCATCCAACCTCTGGGTCCCATCGGTCTACTGCAGCCAGACACCATGCG TGAagcaccacagattcaacccatCCCAGTCCTCAACCTTCCGCACGAATAATAAGTATCTGTCCATCACATATGGGACAGGAAGTATGACCGGTTTTCTGGGATATGATACTCTGAGA CTTTCTAACCTTGTGATCAATGGACAAGAGTTTGGATTAAGTAAGACTGAACCCGGCAGTTTCTTCTCCTACTGTAATTTCGACGGTATTTTGGGCTTGGGCTATCCATCGCTTGCGGCAGAAGGAGCCACTACAGTGTTTGACAACATGATGTCTCAGCATCTGGTTTCACAGCCACTCTTTTCTGTCTACTTGACAAG GACAGATGGCGAATCTGGAAGTGAAGTCCTTTTTGGTGGAATTGACTCAAGCCGCTACACTGGCCCAATCTACTGGGTCCCTGTTACCCATGAGGCCTATTGGCAAATTGAGATCCAGAG AGTGACAGTCAACGGCCAGATTGTGGCTTGCCCTCAAGGTTGCCCTGGCATCGTTGATACTGGAACTTCTCTTGTCGCTGTTGGCGGAAATTACATTGGCAAAATTCAGCAAAGCATTGGAGCAACTCCAAA TAGGAATGGGATGGAA ACCATAAATTGCAACAATATTGGCAATATGCCTGATGTGGTCTTCACCATCAATGGATATGACTTCACTCTGCCTGCCTCAGCCTACACACTGAAG ACCAGTTACTATAACACGGTCAGCTGCTCCAGTGGATTTAGCGGCACTGGTGGAAACCTCTGGATTTTGGGAGATGTCTTCATTAGAGAATATTACTCCATCTTCGACAGAGGAAACAACCGAGTGGGATTGGCTAAGGCCATCTAA